Proteins encoded together in one Bacillota bacterium window:
- a CDS encoding thiamine diphosphokinase, with product MFLHVVDCVGVEMGYAVVLTSGSVTDPEFYQQLLEGAEYIIAADGGATIATRLGFRPTVLIGDFDSLAKDELERLRAQGVEIIRHPVEKDKTDSHLAVEYALGLPPAKIILLGPLQGRLDHVLANVGLLFTIRQAGKKGYLMDEIQCCQLAERKCVIQGRPGQLLSLVPLSPLVTGVSTKGLGYPLQNASLHQGETLGISNFFVEAEAEVTVGSGDLLIVQNLRDDN from the coding sequence TTGTTTTTGCATGTTGTGGATTGTGTGGGTGTGGAAATGGGCTATGCGGTAGTTTTGACCAGTGGTTCGGTGACGGATCCGGAGTTTTACCAACAACTTTTAGAAGGGGCGGAATATATCATAGCTGCCGACGGAGGAGCGACCATCGCTACGAGGTTGGGCTTTCGCCCCACGGTATTGATTGGTGATTTCGATTCCCTGGCGAAGGATGAATTGGAGCGATTGCGTGCTCAGGGTGTGGAGATTATTCGCCATCCGGTGGAGAAGGACAAAACCGATAGCCACCTGGCTGTGGAGTACGCCCTTGGGTTGCCCCCGGCAAAGATCATCCTGCTGGGGCCGCTGCAGGGACGTCTGGATCATGTGTTGGCCAACGTGGGATTGTTATTTACCATCCGCCAAGCTGGGAAGAAGGGATATCTGATGGATGAGATCCAGTGTTGTCAGTTGGCGGAGAGAAAGTGCGTCATCCAGGGTCGGCCCGGACAGCTTCTTTCGTTGGTGCCGCTGTCTCCGCTGGTCACCGGGGTGTCCACTAAGGGATTGGGCTATCCCCTGCAGAATGCTTCATTGCATCAGGGAGAAACCCTTGGTATTAGCAACTTCTTTGTAGAAGCTGAGGCTGAGGTGACGGTAGGTAGTGGCGACTTATTGATTGTGCAGAATTTACGGGATGACAATTAG